Proteins from a single region of bacterium:
- a CDS encoding glycosyltransferase family 9 protein codes for MSVRLLKIMDATIGLFLCWAGGRLLFLLHREAAFSAFRTEDIKRILVIRPGGLGDMVLLQPMLKKIHEKYPGALIDLICERRNEDILKLSTFPMNVFTYDAHPLRLLRRLWAGGYDVVIDSEQFHYFSAVMALLSRASIRIGYKINPGRNPIYTHLITYNLEGYEADEFMKLLGPFGVCGPAEVSGCLAIPDVTLPEDVASWLGKVQKEHKRLMLVHVGASIRYKTWAFANFIELLQGLCRNEENSIGLAGGCGDCAMASELAERCGLGDRVKVLAGRLSIVQTAKLLSGADLFVGGDSGIAHLAAAYDVPEVVMFGPSDAKKWCRESDTVAVVRKEMACSPCFIFGYHKYCRTIACMQAVGVKQVLEACHQVGRIVPMSRG; via the coding sequence ATGAGTGTACGTCTGTTGAAAATCATGGATGCCACGATAGGCTTGTTCCTGTGTTGGGCAGGGGGCCGCCTATTATTTCTGCTGCATCGGGAAGCTGCTTTCAGCGCATTCCGAACGGAAGACATCAAACGCATTCTTGTTATTCGGCCGGGAGGCTTGGGCGATATGGTGCTGTTACAGCCCATGTTGAAAAAAATCCATGAGAAATATCCGGGAGCTTTGATTGACCTTATTTGCGAAAGGCGAAATGAGGACATCCTCAAGCTGTCGACCTTCCCCATGAATGTTTTCACCTATGATGCCCATCCCTTGCGCCTTCTCCGGCGCTTGTGGGCCGGGGGGTATGATGTCGTCATAGATTCCGAGCAGTTTCACTATTTCTCGGCGGTGATGGCCCTGTTAAGTCGGGCCTCCATCCGGATAGGCTACAAAATCAATCCCGGGCGTAACCCGATTTACACGCATCTCATCACCTATAATCTTGAAGGGTATGAGGCGGATGAGTTTATGAAATTATTGGGGCCGTTTGGCGTTTGCGGTCCCGCTGAAGTATCCGGTTGCCTTGCTATTCCTGATGTCACTCTGCCGGAGGATGTGGCTTCATGGCTGGGTAAGGTGCAGAAAGAGCATAAACGATTGATGCTTGTTCATGTCGGTGCATCGATCCGTTATAAGACCTGGGCCTTCGCCAATTTTATTGAATTGTTGCAAGGGCTCTGCCGCAATGAGGAGAATAGCATCGGTTTGGCGGGAGGGTGCGGTGATTGTGCTATGGCGTCCGAATTGGCTGAGCGATGTGGCTTAGGAGACCGGGTCAAGGTGCTGGCAGGCCGATTATCGATTGTTCAAACTGCAAAGCTCTTGTCCGGGGCGGATTTATTTGTGGGGGGTGATTCAGGAATTGCTCACTTGGCGGCTGCCTATGATGTGCCGGAGGTCGTGATGTTTGGTCCCAGTGATGCCAAAAAGTGGTGTCGGGAGTCCGATACCGTTGCGGTAGTCAGAAAAGAGATGGCCTGTTCTCCCTGTTTTATATTTGGCTATCATAAGTATTGCCGGACCATTGCCTGTATGCAGGCGGTTGGCGTGAAGCAGGTACTTGAGGCTTGTCATCAGGTAGGGCGAATCGTCCCGATGAGCCGTGGATAG
- the purM gene encoding phosphoribosylformylglycinamidine cyclo-ligase, whose protein sequence is MSTKKLKTKKAMSAYAAAGVDIDQKMAGIASIKKMVKSTRTSGVLNEIGSFGGFFASPGKDKILVASTDGVGTKLKVAALAGKHDTIGQDIVNHCVNDILVQGAVPLFFMDYVGISKFEGWIFEQVVSGLCKACRENGCALLGGETAEMPGLYPPKEYDLVGTIVGVVDRRKVVTGKAIRPGDVMIGLPSSGLHTNGYSLARRVILEQAKLKLTDILPGTHRTVADVLLAVHRSYLKPVTTLMKSIKVRGMAHITGGGFPDNVPRVLPADVNAVFDRTSWEVPEVYKFIQRVGKVDREEMYRVFNMGIGMVVVVKKQDVEKSIAILRKTGSKPVIIGWIEKGNRTVRLIN, encoded by the coding sequence ATGAGCACGAAAAAGTTGAAGACGAAAAAAGCCATGTCTGCCTATGCGGCGGCGGGTGTGGATATCGATCAGAAAATGGCGGGGATCGCCTCTATCAAAAAGATGGTGAAATCCACCCGGACTTCCGGAGTGTTGAATGAGATCGGATCTTTCGGTGGTTTTTTTGCTTCTCCTGGAAAAGACAAGATTTTGGTGGCCAGTACGGATGGGGTGGGAACCAAGCTCAAGGTGGCCGCCCTGGCTGGCAAGCATGACACCATCGGGCAGGATATCGTGAATCATTGCGTGAATGATATTCTGGTACAGGGAGCCGTGCCGTTATTTTTCATGGACTATGTGGGGATCTCGAAATTCGAGGGCTGGATATTTGAGCAGGTCGTGAGCGGGCTTTGCAAGGCTTGCCGGGAGAATGGATGTGCGTTGCTGGGTGGCGAAACCGCGGAAATGCCCGGATTGTATCCACCTAAAGAATATGATCTTGTGGGGACCATCGTGGGTGTTGTAGATCGACGGAAGGTGGTGACGGGTAAAGCCATCCGTCCCGGCGATGTCATGATAGGGCTGCCTTCGTCGGGTTTGCATACCAACGGGTATTCTTTGGCACGGCGGGTAATACTTGAACAGGCAAAGTTGAAACTCACGGATATTTTGCCGGGCACCCATAGAACCGTTGCTGATGTGTTGCTGGCCGTTCATCGGAGCTATTTGAAGCCGGTGACCACGTTGATGAAATCCATTAAAGTTCGCGGAATGGCCCATATTACCGGGGGCGGATTCCCGGATAATGTTCCCCGCGTTTTGCCCGCCGACGTGAATGCTGTGTTTGATCGTACTTCCTGGGAAGTTCCTGAAGTCTATAAATTTATCCAGCGGGTAGGTAAAGTTGATCGTGAGGAAATGTACCGTGTCTTTAACATGGGTATTGGCATGGTGGTTGTGGTGAAAAAGCAGGATGTTGAGAAATCCATCGCCATTCTCCGGAAAACCGGTTCCAAACCGGTGATAATCGGGTGGATCGAAAAAGGTAACCGAACGGTTCGCCTGATCAATTAA
- the purB gene encoding adenylosuccinate lyase, translating to MIPRYTRPEIGNIWEDENKFSIWLKIEILACEAMHELGIVPAADLKRIKSRAAFSVKRINEIEAKVNHDVIAFLSNVAEHVGPSSRFIHRGLTSSDVLDTALAVQMVQAMDILIVDVKAVRKAAAVKAKKYKLTPMIGRSHGVHAEPITFGLKMALMYDEFGRALKRLEAAREVIRVGQLSGAVGTHAHIDPFVEQYVCKKLGLKPAAISTQILQRDRHAEYMSAVALVGASVDRWATEFRHLQRTEVLEVEEYFGEEQKGSSAMPHKKNPITGEKLCGLARLLRGNLVAALENVALWHERDISHSSVERVILPDSTIALDHMLVGLEKLTHNMLVSPERMKENLNLTHGLIHSQQVLLMLTQKGFTREQAYRMVQRHAMAAWDSRRNLRDLIEADPEIMAKVSAGDLDQVFNLATHFRDVARTFKAVGL from the coding sequence ATGATTCCACGGTATACACGTCCTGAAATTGGGAATATTTGGGAAGATGAAAATAAATTCAGCATCTGGCTGAAAATCGAAATCCTTGCCTGTGAGGCGATGCATGAATTGGGGATTGTCCCGGCGGCGGATCTGAAACGCATCAAATCCCGTGCGGCCTTTAGTGTCAAACGCATCAATGAGATTGAAGCGAAGGTCAATCATGATGTGATCGCCTTTCTCTCCAATGTCGCCGAGCATGTAGGTCCTTCTTCCCGGTTCATTCACCGGGGCCTGACAAGTTCTGACGTTTTGGACACCGCCTTGGCCGTTCAGATGGTTCAGGCGATGGATATTCTGATAGTCGATGTCAAGGCGGTGCGTAAGGCGGCGGCAGTCAAAGCCAAAAAATATAAATTAACACCCATGATTGGCCGCAGTCATGGCGTTCATGCCGAGCCGATCACTTTCGGGCTCAAAATGGCGCTGATGTACGATGAATTTGGGCGTGCCTTGAAACGGTTGGAGGCGGCTCGTGAAGTGATTCGGGTGGGGCAGCTTTCCGGTGCCGTGGGAACCCACGCGCACATTGATCCTTTCGTTGAGCAATATGTTTGCAAAAAACTCGGACTTAAGCCTGCCGCCATATCGACGCAGATTTTGCAACGCGATCGGCATGCGGAATATATGTCTGCTGTGGCTTTGGTCGGCGCCTCAGTTGACCGGTGGGCAACGGAGTTCCGGCATCTGCAACGGACTGAAGTTCTTGAGGTGGAAGAATATTTTGGCGAGGAACAAAAGGGATCCTCGGCGATGCCGCACAAAAAGAACCCGATTACCGGTGAAAAACTATGCGGACTAGCCCGGTTATTGCGTGGAAACCTTGTGGCTGCCCTTGAGAATGTGGCGCTCTGGCATGAGCGGGATATCTCTCATTCGTCCGTTGAACGTGTCATTTTGCCCGATAGTACGATTGCACTCGATCATATGTTAGTCGGACTGGAGAAGTTGACCCACAACATGCTGGTGTCACCTGAGCGGATGAAGGAAAATCTCAATCTGACGCATGGCTTGATCCATTCCCAGCAAGTTCTCTTAATGTTGACTCAAAAGGGCTTTACGCGGGAGCAGGCTTATCGGATGGTTCAGCGACATGCCATGGCGGCCTGGGACTCGAGACGCAACCTCCGTGACCTCATTGAGGCGGATCCCGAAATCATGGCCAAGGTATCGGCAGGGGATCTCGACCAGGTGTTTAATCTTGCGACGCATTTCAGGGATGTGGCTCGAACGTTCAAGGCAGTTGGGCTGTGA
- a CDS encoding LysM peptidoglycan-binding domain-containing protein, translating to MKKARIIGSVVIVGGLMLSAGCGTTRVQEEPVGPVVMPPTTEVVASVEAKTNEVKAEVVVESKTYIVKAGDSLGSIAKKLKVSTKDIIKLNGITNPNKIRVGQKLKLPGSVELSAADAAAPAHVAGKAVHKKPAKSAVKSAPVAASGDVYVVKSGDMLGSVAVAHKTTIRALKQLNGLSSDKLQVGQKLKLPKGSAASAVKGPTAPAPADAVVPEATVAPVEPAAVDPAAPKSNDVLHVVELNQDLNSIAMMYGVRAEEVMKLNNLSSPDVKAGQTLKIPPPVE from the coding sequence GTGAAAAAGGCGCGAATCATTGGGTCAGTCGTAATCGTTGGTGGATTAATGTTGAGTGCGGGATGCGGGACAACCCGTGTTCAGGAAGAGCCGGTTGGCCCGGTCGTGATGCCGCCGACAACGGAAGTTGTGGCGTCTGTTGAAGCCAAGACCAATGAGGTCAAAGCTGAAGTGGTCGTTGAATCCAAAACTTATATAGTCAAGGCGGGTGACAGTCTTGGTTCAATCGCCAAGAAGCTGAAAGTTTCCACAAAAGATATCATCAAGCTGAACGGTATCACGAACCCGAATAAGATTCGTGTCGGTCAGAAACTGAAACTTCCCGGTTCTGTTGAACTGAGTGCTGCGGATGCGGCCGCCCCTGCGCATGTTGCGGGTAAGGCCGTGCATAAGAAGCCCGCAAAATCGGCAGTGAAGTCTGCGCCCGTTGCCGCGAGTGGCGACGTCTATGTGGTTAAGTCCGGGGACATGCTCGGGAGCGTCGCCGTGGCCCACAAGACGACAATCCGGGCTCTTAAGCAGCTCAATGGCCTGAGCAGTGACAAGTTGCAGGTGGGGCAGAAGCTGAAACTTCCCAAAGGTTCTGCAGCTTCCGCGGTGAAAGGGCCTACGGCCCCGGCTCCGGCTGATGCCGTGGTTCCCGAAGCGACTGTGGCTCCGGTTGAGCCGGCGGCGGTTGATCCTGCGGCCCCGAAGTCGAATGACGTTCTGCATGTCGTTGAACTGAATCAGGACCTGAACTCCATTGCTATGATGTATGGTGTTCGCGCCGAGGAAGTCATGAAGCTGAACAATTTATCATCGCCTGACGTTAAGGCGGGGCAGACCTTGAAAATTCCTCCGCCTGTTGAGTGA
- the murD gene encoding UDP-N-acetylmuramoyl-L-alanine--D-glutamate ligase, producing MPDRSSIADSVVLVLGLGASGEAAAQLLLQQGRRVMVADAGTSAELEIKAQHLRDRGCQVFIGSRILPEAQFVLGVVSPGIPETDPWVLELRRRGVAVISELELGWRACKSRVLAVTGSNGKSTLVKLCCESLQKAGISAVAGGNYGAPLSALACLEPAPAWVVVEVSSFQFEGVEQFAPDAGILLNINPNHLDRHGTMERYTEMKARMFRRMDQRHVAVIPEALSGQIGFALSSGCRVATFGLSNKSSFYYEKGSIRGASLSQPVLVEGSIFDNEVMGVTAAACVAALAGVGVSLQGVTAAASAFQSLPHRMQKVAEIDGVSFINDSKATNLAAMSAGVRMAHGPVRLIAGGLLKEKDLESVKKVLVNKVLGVYIIGKYSQVMAAAWQDQLSCVVCSDLKAAVNKAWKDAENGDVILLSPGCASFDQFKSFEDRGEQFLEIVRDIKKENR from the coding sequence GGCGGATGCCGGAACAAGTGCGGAGTTAGAAATCAAGGCTCAGCACTTGCGGGATAGAGGATGCCAGGTTTTTATTGGATCACGGATTTTGCCTGAGGCCCAATTCGTTTTGGGAGTAGTGAGCCCCGGGATTCCCGAGACCGATCCCTGGGTGCTCGAGTTGCGGCGGCGTGGGGTAGCTGTCATCTCTGAACTCGAACTCGGGTGGCGCGCCTGCAAAAGCCGTGTTCTTGCGGTGACGGGCTCAAACGGGAAAAGCACGCTGGTGAAACTGTGTTGTGAATCACTCCAGAAGGCAGGCATTTCGGCGGTGGCAGGTGGAAATTATGGGGCCCCTTTATCTGCGCTCGCTTGTTTGGAACCTGCGCCTGCGTGGGTCGTGGTGGAGGTCAGTTCTTTCCAGTTTGAGGGGGTCGAGCAATTTGCCCCCGATGCGGGAATCTTGCTGAATATCAATCCCAATCATCTTGATCGTCATGGAACGATGGAGCGTTATACGGAGATGAAAGCCCGCATGTTCAGGCGCATGGATCAGCGGCATGTGGCGGTGATTCCTGAAGCCCTGTCCGGGCAGATTGGGTTCGCTTTGTCGTCGGGGTGCCGTGTCGCCACCTTTGGGTTATCCAATAAATCCTCCTTTTATTACGAGAAAGGCTCGATTCGCGGCGCCAGTTTGTCACAACCGGTGTTGGTAGAGGGCTCCATTTTTGATAATGAGGTGATGGGTGTGACGGCGGCTGCTTGTGTGGCGGCCCTGGCAGGGGTCGGTGTATCTTTGCAGGGGGTTACGGCTGCCGCAAGCGCATTTCAAAGTCTGCCACACCGTATGCAGAAAGTGGCGGAAATAGACGGGGTTTCCTTTATTAATGACTCCAAAGCCACAAATCTGGCGGCCATGTCGGCAGGGGTTCGGATGGCGCATGGCCCTGTACGGCTGATTGCGGGTGGGTTATTGAAAGAAAAGGATTTGGAATCAGTAAAAAAAGTACTGGTAAACAAGGTCCTCGGTGTTTACATTATCGGGAAATATTCACAGGTCATGGCTGCCGCTTGGCAGGATCAACTTTCTTGTGTGGTTTGTTCTGACTTGAAAGCGGCTGTGAATAAGGCCTGGAAAGATGCGGAAAATGGTGACGTGATATTATTGTCACCCGGTTGCGCAAGCTTTGACCAGTTTAAGAGTTTTGAAGACAGAGGTGAACAGTTTTTGGAAATTGTGCGGGATATAAAAAAGGAGAACAGGTAG
- the ftsW gene encoding putative lipid II flippase FtsW has protein sequence MRKTPTILVGIVLLLLALGIVMLASASSVKGNAVYKDANYFLFRQLIWLVAAAVAGVVTASIDYHQWQRWWIPISVFSGLLLVLVLVPGIGAKINGSHRWIRIGPISTQPSELAKFALVIMMSAWMTKSGIKGQTFKEGILKPLSLMGIFLILVIVEPDFGTTVLLGVVGAAIMFTGGSPGRYLVILGLMGALVFGAAVMHDPIRAGRVLAFMDPDKYPKEAYHLQQSEQAFTLGGVWGVGLGESLQKHFYLPEAHTDFILAIIGEELGLAASILVVLLFSGFLACGAVISFQAPDLFGRLMGTGFTLMTAVQAAINIGVVSGCLPTKGLALPFISYGGSSLIVSMMCVGVLVNIARQGVVPEDCAVTRAVKDNARWM, from the coding sequence ATGCGGAAAACGCCCACCATATTAGTGGGCATCGTTCTTTTGTTACTGGCGCTGGGCATCGTAATGTTGGCCAGCGCCAGTTCTGTTAAAGGGAACGCTGTCTACAAAGATGCAAACTATTTCCTGTTTCGGCAATTGATCTGGTTGGTTGCCGCCGCGGTGGCAGGTGTGGTGACCGCCTCTATTGATTACCATCAGTGGCAACGCTGGTGGATTCCTATATCGGTATTTTCCGGTCTATTACTGGTGCTTGTGCTGGTGCCGGGGATTGGCGCCAAGATCAATGGCAGCCACCGGTGGATTCGGATTGGGCCCATCAGTACTCAGCCATCTGAACTGGCGAAATTTGCGTTGGTCATCATGATGAGTGCCTGGATGACTAAATCCGGCATCAAGGGACAAACCTTCAAAGAGGGGATTCTGAAGCCCCTTTCATTGATGGGGATTTTTTTAATCCTGGTGATTGTTGAGCCTGATTTTGGCACCACGGTCCTGTTGGGGGTCGTGGGGGCGGCCATTATGTTTACAGGGGGAAGCCCTGGCCGCTACCTGGTCATCCTGGGTTTGATGGGGGCTCTCGTGTTTGGTGCAGCGGTGATGCACGATCCCATCCGAGCCGGGCGGGTGTTGGCTTTCATGGATCCTGATAAATATCCCAAGGAGGCCTATCATCTTCAGCAGTCCGAACAGGCTTTTACTCTGGGCGGGGTCTGGGGCGTGGGGCTGGGCGAGAGTCTTCAAAAGCATTTCTACCTTCCGGAGGCTCATACTGATTTTATTCTCGCGATTATAGGTGAAGAGTTGGGGCTGGCGGCCTCTATTCTCGTGGTGCTTTTATTCTCGGGGTTTCTCGCCTGTGGCGCCGTTATCAGTTTTCAGGCACCTGATCTTTTTGGACGATTAATGGGCACTGGGTTCACGTTAATGACGGCTGTTCAGGCGGCCATTAATATCGGGGTGGTTTCAGGCTGCTTGCCAACCAAAGGTCTTGCTCTCCCCTTTATCAGTTATGGCGGTTCCAGCCTGATCGTTTCCATGATGTGTGTCGGGGTACTGGTAAATATAGCCCGACAAGGAGTGGTGCCGGAAGATTGTGCGGTCACTAGGGCCGTCAAAGATAATGCCAGATGGATGTAG